The DNA window CAAAGGTCTTCTCGATTGGGATTGGCTGCTGAGCCAGAAACCAATCGAGAAGTTGAAGTTCACTAAACTCGTTCGATTTGAAAAACCTCTCGTTATCAAAATCAACGGCCACCAGAGCAAGGGAGTCATCTTGAAACCAGAGGCGGAGCATGACTAAGACAAGTGGTCAATCGGGATCAAAAGCAGTTGATGTGTGCCCTCACTGCGGCGCCCATCTGAGCCCATGGCAGCAGGTGCTGCTGGGAGTTGATCGGGCCCTGATGTGCAGGAACTGTTGGTATCGGATCGTGATCGACGCGACCGACGAGGAGCAGGGGGGGAAGCCGGATGACACGTCACCATCGAAGGACGACAAGAAATGACATCCTATAATTCGTTTGGAGTCGAACAACAGCAGGTCCTCGAAGCTGCGAGGATCCTGAACCTGGACAAAGCGACGAGCGACCTGCTTCTTTGGCCGCAGCGCGAATTCAAATTCACCATGCCTGTCAAGATGGACAACGGCGAGGTGAAGATCTTCCACGGATACAGGATACAATACAACTATGCCCGTGGTCCGGCGAAGGGAGGAATTCGCTTCCACCCGGACGAGACGGTCGATACCATCCGGGCTCTCGCGGGATGGATGACGTGGAAAACGGCCGTGCTTGATCTGCCGCTCGGCGGCGGAAAGGGGGGCGTGGTCTGCGATCCAAGGCATATGTCGGATCGTGAACTCGAAAACGTGGCACGCGGGTATGTGCGGGCAGTGGCCCCGCATATTGGAGTCGACAAGGATATTCCGGCCCCTGACGTATATACGAATCCACAGACGATGGCGTGGATGATGGATGAGTATGAGACGATTCTCAATATTCATCAGCCCGGCGTACTGACGGATAAACCGATGCAGATCGGGGGAACAGAAGGACGACGTGACGCCACGGCGCGCGGAGGTGTCATCAGCGTGAGGGAGGCATGCAAGGTGCTCGGCGTCGATCCGCATGGGGCGTTCGCGATCCAGGGCTTCGGCAATGCCGGCCAGAGGGCTGCATTGTTACACCAGGAGCTGCTGGGCGGCGGGAAGCTGGTCGCGGTCTGCGATTCGCGGGGAGGCATTTCCAATGTCGATGGCTTGAATCCCAAGGAACTCGTCATGCATAAGCTCAAGACCGGTTCTGTTGTCGGATTTCCGGGAGCGAAGTCCATCCCGCGCGACTCCATCGTCGAACTTGACGTACAGGTCCTGTATCCGGCGGCGCTGGAAAACTCCATCAATGATGAAAACGCGGCTTCTATCAAAGCTCGAATCATTTGTGAGTTGGCTAATGGCCCGACCACGCCGGAGGCTGATCTTATCCTGCACGAAAAAGGAGTGCACGTGATCCCGGATATCCTCGCAAGCGCGGGAGGAGTTACGGTCTCCTATTTTGAGATGGTTCAGGACAAGTATTCGTACTTCTGGGACGAGAAAACCGTCCATCAGCGGCTCGACGAGAAAATTTCGAGGGCGTACCTGACCGTGCAGGAGGCGATCAAGGAGAAGAAAGTCCATCCGCGCCTTGCAGCGATGGTGGTGAGTGTTGCCCGTGTTGCAGAAGCGTGTAAGCTTCGGGGATGGGTTTAGAAGATAGTGAACAGGACACAGTGATTAGAACCTATCTCGAAAATACTCACGCAAAGTCGCGAAGGCCGCAACGCCAAGAATTTGAGTTGGAGTTTCCTGTCTTTGCGCCAGCCCGCCATGCGGTCTGGTGGGGCTTTGCGAGAAATTCTCTTCTTTTCGAAGTGTTTTTGGGATGTCCTCTAGTGAATGGATGAACACTGAAGAGCCGATGCGGCCGATGGAAACAGTGCCCAGACCCTTTCTCCTCGTCGTGCTTCTCTTGGCCGCTGTGGGCTGGGGTCTCGCACAGGATATGAAGGTTTCGGTGCGGGTTGTCCCACCCGCGTCTACACCGCGTGATGCGAAGATTTTCATTGCGGGGAATTCTCCCGCGCTGGGAAACTGGGACCCGGGAAAAGTACTCTTGATCAGGGAGAACGCTCGGTTGTGGATCTATTCCACCGATGCGCCAGTTGGAAGTGTGCTCGAGTTCAAAATTACACGTGGCAGTTGGAGCTCTGAGGCCCTCTATGTCGACGGCGCCATTCCCCAGAATACGGTTGTCAAGATATCTTCCGACACCGTGATTACGCTGGCCCCTGTGACCTGGAATGATCTCTCTCAATCCCGCAAGAACCGTACGCTGGCAGGCGGTGTCACCGGCACAGTCCGGTATCATCGTTCCCTGAAAGGGGAGGGATTGAATTTTGCCCGCGATATTCTCGTGTGGCTTCCTCCGTCGTACAGAAGGGAACCCGTGAAACGATATCCGGTCCTCTACATGCATGACGGACAGAACGTCTTTGATCCCGCGACGTCGTTCATAGGATTTGACTGGCGGGCTGACGAAGTTGCGGACAGTCTGATCCGGGCGCATGCAATCGAAGACATTATCATCGTCGGTATCAATAGCACTCCCGATCGCATGAAGGAGTATGCGGATACTGAGCTGGGTCGGAAATATGCCAGATTTGTCGTCGATCGTGTGAAACCTTTCATCGACTCCCGGTATCGTACCAAACCCTCCCGTGAGAACACTGCGGTGATGGGTTCTTCGATGGGTGGATTGGTTTCCATGTTGTTTGTCTTGTGGTATCCGGCCGTGTTTTCCGAAGCGGCCTGTCTCTCGTCGTCAGTAGGATTCGGAATTGGCGAAAAAGACCTGGAAGAAAGTTTCAACGAAAACCAATTGAGCAAGCACCTGCGCATCTATATGGACGTCGGTGAGCTCGAGAGGTCCTTGCTCCCCGGCAATGAGGCTCTCGCTGCGTTCCTTCAGAAGAACGGATACGAGTCCGGCAAGAACTTCGAGTACTTTGTCGCACAAGGCGCACTGCACAACGAGCAGGCCTGGGCTCACCGGCTGTGGCGCCCCTTGACGTTCCTGTTCGGACGATAGAGACCCGTTGCTCCCCAAAGGACTTCTGCGTTCAATAATCGAATGTTCGACATTCGAAATTCCCCAGATCATCAGAACCAGTGAATGCTCAACACCGATCAAGGAATGTTGAATGATGAAGTTGTTTGACCGTCACCCGAGCTTGACCAGACCCCTTGTTCATTCACAAATCTCCTCCCGGAGGATTTCCATGAGACGTATCGCCATCCTATGTGCTGTCCTGATTCCGATTGTTCTCGTCCACGCGCAGACGAAACACTCCATCCTGTTTGATGAATTTATCAGCCTCGGCCGGGTCACCGACCCTCAGGTTTCTCCTGACGGAAGAACCGTCGCGTTCGTCGTGA is part of the Ignavibacteriales bacterium genome and encodes:
- a CDS encoding Glu/Leu/Phe/Val dehydrogenase; the encoded protein is MTSYNSFGVEQQQVLEAARILNLDKATSDLLLWPQREFKFTMPVKMDNGEVKIFHGYRIQYNYARGPAKGGIRFHPDETVDTIRALAGWMTWKTAVLDLPLGGGKGGVVCDPRHMSDRELENVARGYVRAVAPHIGVDKDIPAPDVYTNPQTMAWMMDEYETILNIHQPGVLTDKPMQIGGTEGRRDATARGGVISVREACKVLGVDPHGAFAIQGFGNAGQRAALLHQELLGGGKLVAVCDSRGGISNVDGLNPKELVMHKLKTGSVVGFPGAKSIPRDSIVELDVQVLYPAALENSINDENAASIKARIICELANGPTTPEADLILHEKGVHVIPDILASAGGVTVSYFEMVQDKYSYFWDEKTVHQRLDEKISRAYLTVQEAIKEKKVHPRLAAMVVSVARVAEACKLRGWV
- a CDS encoding alpha/beta hydrolase-fold protein; its protein translation is MNTEEPMRPMETVPRPFLLVVLLLAAVGWGLAQDMKVSVRVVPPASTPRDAKIFIAGNSPALGNWDPGKVLLIRENARLWIYSTDAPVGSVLEFKITRGSWSSEALYVDGAIPQNTVVKISSDTVITLAPVTWNDLSQSRKNRTLAGGVTGTVRYHRSLKGEGLNFARDILVWLPPSYRREPVKRYPVLYMHDGQNVFDPATSFIGFDWRADEVADSLIRAHAIEDIIIVGINSTPDRMKEYADTELGRKYARFVVDRVKPFIDSRYRTKPSRENTAVMGSSMGGLVSMLFVLWYPAVFSEAACLSSSVGFGIGEKDLEESFNENQLSKHLRIYMDVGELERSLLPGNEALAAFLQKNGYESGKNFEYFVAQGALHNEQAWAHRLWRPLTFLFGR